TTACCATAGGGTTCGAGCGTGTTGTCCCATTGCGAGTAATTCACGTCGATGGGTAGCACGGTGACATTGTGCTCGCGCGCATCGCGGACGATCTGGGCGGGGGCATAGAAGCCCATTGGCTGCGAGTTCAGGAGCGCCGCGCAGAAGGCCGCCGGATAATGGCATTTCAGCCAGCTCGACACATAGACCAACTGGGCAAAGCTGGCGGCGTGGCTTTCGGGGAAACCGTATTCGCCAAAGCCCTTGATCTGGTCAAAGCAGCGGCGGGCGAACTCTTCCTGATAGCCGCGGCGCACCATGCGGCCGACCATTTTGTCCTGTAGTTTCTCGATGGTGCCGCGACTGCGGAAAGTGGCCATAGCTTTGCGCAACTCGTTCGCTTCGGCCGGAGAGAACTCCGCCGCTTCAATCGCGATCTTCATCGCCTGTTCCTGAAAGATTGGCACGCCGTAGGTCCGTCCGAGAATGTTGCGCAGCTCGTCCGCGTTATGGGGCGGCGCGGGGGACGGGTAGATGATCGGCTCCTCGCCGTTCCGACGCTTGAGGTAGGGGTGCACCATGTCGCCCTGAATGGGGCCGGGGCGGACGATGGCGACCTCCACCACGAGGTCGTAGAATTCGCGTGGGCGCAGACGCGGCAGCATGTTCATCTGCGCGCGGCTCTCGACCTGAAACACCCCGACGCTATCGCCGCGGCAGAGCATCTGGTAGACGCGCGGGTCCTCTTTGGGCGTCGTGGCCAGCGTGAAGTGCCGATCGTAATGCGCTGAAATAATGTCATAACATTTGCGGATGCAGGTCAGCATTCCCAGCGCGAGGATGTCGACCTTGAGGATGCCGAGCGCGTCGATGTCGTCCTTGTCCCACTCGATAAAACTGCGGTCCGCCATCGCACCGTTGCCGATGGGGACCGTTTCGGTCAGGGGGCGTTCGGTGAGGATAAAGCCGCCGACGTGCTGCGACAGGTGGCGCGGCATTCCGATCAGTTGGCGGGCAATGATGATCGTGCGGCGCAGCAGCGGGTCGGACAGGTTGAGGCCCGCTTCGTTCAGATGCTTTTCACCGATGTCGGTCCCCCACGATCCCCACACGGTACGCGCAATGGCATTGGTCACATCCTCCGAGAGGCCCATGACCTTGCCCACCTCGCGGATGGCTGAACGCGGACGGTAGTGGATCACCGTGGCGCACAGCCCCGCGCGGTCGCGTCCGTATTTGCTGTAGATATGCTGGATGACCTCCTCGCGCCGCTCGTGCTCGAAATCGACGTCAATATCGGGCGGCTCCTTGCGTTCCTCGCTGATGAAACGCTCGAAAAGAAGCTGGTGCTGCGCGGGATCGACCGCCGTAATCCCGAGGACATAGCACACGGCGGAGTTCGCCGCAGACCCGCGCCCCTGACACAGAATGGGGGGCGAGCAGTCATGGCGGGCAAAACGGATGATGTCGTGGATCGTCAGAAAATACCGCGCGATGTCGAGCTTCTCGATCATCCGCAGTTCTTTTTCGAGCGTCCCCCGCGTTTCGCCCGGAATGCCATCGGGGTAACGCCATTCGGCCCCCTGCCACGTGAGGTCTTCGAGGTGGCTCTGTGGGGTCTTATCTTCGGGCACGACTTCGCGCGGATATTCATAGGAGAGCTGGCGCAGATCGAAGGTGATGCTGTCCGCGATCTCTCGGGTTGCATGGATGGCATGGGGCCACTCGGCGAACAGGCGGCACATCTCGGCCGGAGATTTCAGGTGACGCTCTGCGTTCGGCTCCAGAAGGAAACCGGCTTCGGTGATTTTCACCTTCTCGCGGATACAGGTCATCACGTCCTGAAGCGGGCGCCGATGGGGGGCATGATAAAGCACATCGTTCGTTGCCATCAGGCACAGCCCGTTCCGTCTCGCGATCTGATCCAGCTGATTGAGCCGCGCCTTGTCATCGCCGCGATAGAGATACGCCGCCGCAAGATGGGACAATTGGGGAAGCGCCCGTTTCAGACGCCCGAGCCGGACTTGCCAATGCACGATGTCATCGGGCGGCACAGCGATCAGGATCATGCCGTCTGCGGCGGCCCGCAGATCGGCGAGGGTGATGTGACAATCACCCTTTGCCTGCCATGCGCCGTCGACTGTCTGGCGTTTACCTTTGGATAGAAGGGCGGATAGCCGCCCGTAAGCCTCGCGGTCGCGCGGATAAACGAGGAACTGGTCACCCTCATAGAGCGCGATCCGGCAGCCGACGAGCGCCTTCACGCACGCCTTTTCGGCTTCTGTATAAACGCGAACAACTCCGGCAAGCGTATTGAGGTCCGCGACCCCGATCGCGTCATACCCCTCGCTCCACGCGGCGTGCGCAATCTCGCTCCCATCGGATGCTCCGCGCAGAAAAGAAAAGCAGGACGTCAGGCCGAGTTCGACGAAAGTCGATTTGGGATGGGGAGTATAGGTGACATCTTCCGGAAGTGAGTGCTTGGGATGATGCTTTTCCACTTCAGGCACAGCATCGTCCTTTTCACTTTGATAAAAATACCTCGGGGGTGAATTGACCCGATAGGGTCAAGAGGGGGCAGAGACCCCGAATGCCGCCCGCAGGGCGGCCACCGACAATGCCGGACGGTTCCCGTCCGGCGTTGGGGGCTTTGCCCCCGGCCTGCGGCCTCCCCCAAGGTATTTGAGTCAGAATGAAAAGCGCGGCGGTCATTAGAGGAAGAGGCCGTGCATAAACCATAGGGGATCGAAACCGCGTCCGTCGTTGAGGAGGCCATTGCGGTAGATCCAGAGGCGGAGGCCGTATTGCTCTTCGATGCGGTAGTAGTCGCGGATGCGGCTTGAGGCACGGTCGGTCCACCATTCGGGGGCAATGCGTTCGGGGCCTTCGTAGCGATTGATCCTGTGGACGAGCTTGCGCCATGAAAACTGCGCAGGCGGACCTTCCGGAACGGCGTAGAGCACCCTGATTTCTTCGGGGTGCTCGAGCAGGCGGCAGGGGCGTTGCAGGTTGATGGGCGTGGGGTAGGCGTCGGATGCCAGTGCCGTTTGCCAATATTCCTGCCGCTCGGGCATGTGCCGCGGGGTATGCTTGGGGCGTAGGACGGCAGGCGGGCCGAAGCGGGCGATAAGCCTGTCGATGGTGCGTGCGGTTGCCTCGGAGTGGTCGGGTTTGCGGTCGAGCCGCGTTTGGCGCGTGCCGATCTGTTCGGTGGCGGAGCCGATCAGTGTGATCAGGTCGAAGCCGAAGCCGGGATCGATGCTCTCGAGCTTTCCGTCGAAGAGGCGGGCGATGTGCCTCGGATCTCGGGTGGCTTGGCTGGTGGCGCAGGTGACGGAGGAGACCTCTCCATCCGTGCGGTAGACGGTCAGGTGCACACGGCGGAGGCCTTTGCCTTCGTCATGGAGGTGGGTGCAGAGTTCCTCGGCCAGCTGGGGAATCCATTCGGTCGGGTCCTGCACTGGTTCGGCCAGTCGCGATTGCACCACGAAGCGCGGCGGATCCTTGGGGGCGGTCAGTGGCTCTGCGAGTTTGCCGGTCATCTGGTCCAGCCGCATCAGCGGGTTTTCTTCCAGCGCATTGCGGGCAAAACGGCGGGTGAGCGGCACGCGCGGGGTTGCCAGCAGATCACCGATGGTTTTGAGGCCGAGGCGGTTCAGCAGGGTAACTGTTTCGCCGTGAAGGCGCAGCGCACGTACGGAGAGGGCGGCGAGTTCGCCATCGTAGACATCGTGGCAGATCGCGGCACCTGTGCCGTAGCGGGCCAGGGCCCATGCGGCGCCGTGCGTCGGTGCGATGGCGAGGCGGCAGCTCATGCCAGCGCGGGCGAGGTCGGCCTCGACCGTGCTGAGGAAACCTTCCTCTCCGCCAAAGAGATGCGCGCAGCCGGTCACGTCCAGCACGAGGCCGTCTCTGCCGTCCATCGCGGACCACGGCGCCCAGCGGCGTGACCAGAGCATCAGACGTTCCAGCGCGTGTTTTTCGGCATGGAGGTCCGCGTGTTCCATCCGCAGGTCGGGGCAGAGCGCGCGCATGTCGACCACGCGGGCGCCAGCATGGATGCCTTGCGCTTCGGCTGCAGGATTGACCGCATGGACGACGGGGCCGCGCGGGGTGTCAAGGCCCAGAGCGCAGGGCTTTTCAGGGTCCAGCGTTTCACCGCGGCGTCGGGCGCGGATTTCCCAATGCTCCATTCCGAAACGCGGGAGGTAGACCGACAGAATGCGGCGGGGTTTGCTCATGTCAGGGGCGGTCGTCATTGGATCGCTCCGTTAGCGAAGGTGTGGGCGTCCGCTTCAATTCCATGCTCGAAGTGCATGTTTTCGTTTTCATATTTCACAACCCAGCGACCTGTCTTACCGTTGCGGCTGCGGAACAGTTCGGCCTCCCACATGGGGGTGCCGGGGGCTTGGGCGTTCCACGGGTGACGCAGCGATTGCAGCGAGGCGACGCGCCAGCGGTTGCGCGCGGCACTCAGGTTGGGCTGGGCGGAACGGCGGATGATCCAGCCGGGGACTTCATGACGTTCGGCGCGCAGGGCCAGACGTTTTGTTGCGGTGAAATCCAGCACCTGCGGGTCGCCCCAAATCTCCCCCAGAACCGCGCCGAAACCGGAGCAGTTCAGACCTTCCTCCATTGCCCAGAGGACATCGACGGGGCGCTTGGCGTCTACATACACGATCTCCATCGGGCGGAGCATTCCGGGCATGTAGGGGCGGCCCGATTCCTTGCGGGAAATGCGGTCCTGAATCCACAGAACGGGCTTGTCCGACTTGATATGCGCCAGCACGAAACCGACCGGCGCTGCGTCGATCGCGCGCTTGCAGAAAACTTCGGACAATGTGGGGTCGTCGGGGCAGGGATGGGTCATGTTCTCGTCCAATGTTCTTGCTTTGTTCTAATTCGAGTCGTTCTGTTCGTCAAATATTCTGATGGGCAGTGAGCCGTTGACCTTGCGGCCCATACGGCGATGATAGGCGCGGGACGCAGGGAGGAAAAAATGCGGGAATCCATTGGAATCAGCGCTTTGCTGATTATGCTCGGCGGTACTGTTTGGGCTGCGGACGGGCTTCCCGATCCTGTGACCGACGGCGATTTTGCGCCTGTGAACATGGATGAGGCCGCTCTGGGCCAGCTTTTGTTCTACGATCCCATCCTTTCGGGGAATCGCGAGGTGTCCTGCGCCACTTGCCACCATCCCAAGCACGGAACGGGCGATGGTTTATCGCTGCCTCTGGGCGATGGCGGGCATGGTCTGGGCATGGACCGTCTGGCCGATCAGGAGAACCTGCCCGAGCAGCGCGTGCCACGGAATGCGCAGGCGCTTTTCAACCTCGGAGCCCATGAATTCACACGGCTTTTCCACGATGGTCGCATCGAGGAAGACCCGACCCGCCCCGGTGGTCTGCGAACCCCGCTGGACGAGGAAATGGTTGCGGGCTTCGACTCGATTCTGTCGGCGCAGACGATGTTCCCCGTGCTCAGCCCCGACGAAATGGCCGGCCATTATTCCGAGAACGAAGTGGCCAAGGCTGTGCGCCTCGGTACGCTGACGGCAGAGGGCGGTGCGTGGGATCTGATCTCGCGCCGCGTGGCGGGGATTCCCGCATATGCCGACCGGTTCAAAGATGTTTACGGGCTGGAGGCGCAGGAGATCGGATTCACTGACATCTCCAATGCGATCGCGGCGTTCATGGCGCACGAATGGCGCTCCGATACGTCGCCGTTCGATGCCTATCTGCGGGGCGAGGGCGAGCTGTCCGCCGATGCGATGGCGGGGATGGAACTGTTCTACGGCGATGCGGGCTGCGCGTCCTGCCACTCGGGTAAATTCCAGACGGACCAGCAGTTCCACGCGACCGGCCAGCCGCAGATCGGACCTGGCAAGGGTGCGCGGTTCGAAACCCATGCGCGGGACGAAGGCCGCTTCCGTGTGACGGGCGATCCGGCAGACCTCTATGCGTTCCGCACGCCGTCGCTTCGCAATGTGGAACTGACCGCGCCTTATGGTCACGCGGGGGCCTATGCGACGCTCGAAGGGTTCATCGCGGCCCACGCCGATCCTGTTGCCGCGCTCGAAAACTACGACCGCTCGCAGGCAATGCTGCCCGCTTTGGAGGTGTCCGACTGGCGCATCATGGATGATCCGACAGAGGTCGAGGCAATCGTCGAAGCCAACGCGATGCCCGCCGTCGACCTGAGCGAAAGCGACATTGCAGAGCTGGTCGCTTTCCTTGGTGCACTCACCGATCCCGTCGCGAAAAGCGGCCGGATGGGTGTTCCGGCCACCGTGCCGAGCGGTCTGCCCGTCGCGAATTAATGCTGGATGATCAGAGGTTTATCGGCCTTGGCTAAGGTGGTGCTTTCGGTGCCATCCGGCCAAGTCACCGTGACCTCTGCCTCCGCCATATCGCCCAAACCAAAGTGGAGCGGCAATGCCTGACCGCCCGCATGACCGCCGCCGACAGTCACCTGCTGGGTGCGACTCACGCTATTCGCGGTGACGGTCACCTGCGCGCCGATGGCGTTCCGGTTGCCGCCGTCTTGCTCCAGCGCAATGGACAGCCAGTGGCCCGTGCCTTCGGTGACATTGCGGTAAATCTCCAGCGGAGCGCGGCGGTTCAGGACCAGCAGATCCAGTCGCCCGTCGAGGTCAAAATCCGCAAGCGCCGCGCCGCGAGAACGGTCGGTGGTATCAACGCCAGCAACATCCGCTTTCTCTACGAAGTGTCCGTTCGGCTGCTGCATCAGCATGTTGTTGGGATCGTGGATCGCGTTCGTCGGCATTTGGTCGACGTTGCCTTTGGCGATGAACAGATCGTCCAGCCCGTCGTTGTCGATATCGCCGAACTGCGCGTGCCAACCCGTCGACGGACGCCCGTCCGAGCCGTCGAACGGGATTTGCGCGTAAGTGCCGATGTCGTAGCGGGCAGCGGCGTAGGTGCCGTCGCCTTGGGCAAAGCTGAGGACGTTATCGCCCATGGAGGTCAGCATCACCTCGTCTTTACCGTCGCTATCGAGGTCGCGGCTCGCGATGCCCATGCCCCAGATCGACAGCTTCTTCCAACCGTCCTCTTCGGTGAGGAAGCGGCGGTCTTCGATGTCCCACATCTGCTCCCATCCGCCGCGCACGTAGTACTGACGATCGTTCGATAGGCGCAGCGTCATCCGGCCCCGCGCATCGCGAGCGGCGAGCATGGAGAGCGGGCAGAAACCGGGCTCCAGCGTCTCGCTGACGTATCCATCGCTCTCAGGGCGTAGGATCGCGTTGGTGTCACAGGCAAAGAACGGACCGTCGGGATTGGCGCGGTCGACGTAATTGCCGACGGCCATCACGGGGCGCTCGTCACCTTCCCACCACGCGGTGAAGGCGGTCGACCACGCGTCACCGCCATCGGGAATGCCCCATTCGGCGGTCGCGTCGGTAAAGCTGCAATCAGGGGCGCCCTTCAGCGCGATGTTCGGGCCGGCACGCAGCACGAAGAGGTCCATCCAGCCGTCAGCATCGATGTCGAGCGGGTAGGCGCCGGTGGTGTGCAGCATCTCGGGCAGGGTGCCGTCATGGAACGCGAAGTCGCCGTCATTAATGAACAGGCTCGCCGGATTGTCCCCGCCAGCGGCAAAGAAATCGGGCAGGTCGTCGCCGTTGCAATCAAACACAGCAACACCGCCGCCCACGAAATGCTCCCACCCGCCGACATAGGCGTGCTCGGTCAGCGCATCCGAGTGGTTTTCAAATGCAGGGTCGGCAACGGCGTTCGTTGCGAGCAGCAAGAGGGGAAAGGTGCGGATCATGACTGGCCTCCCAGCGCAGCGGCAGTGATTTCGGAAAGTGCCAGCGCCGCAGCGCCGCGCGCCCAGACAAGGTCGCCCCACGCGTGGGTTTCGATTTTGCATTCGGGCGGGCCGTTGAACAGGATCAGGTCGCGCGTCTCGCTCATCACCTCGTCGGCGTAGAGGTATTCGTAGCGCATCCGTTCGCCCGACACGATAATCAGCCCAGGATCGAACAGCTGCACGACGTTCGCGAGGCCAAGTGCGAGGTAGCGCCCTGCGCGGCGGAAGATCGTCAGCGCCGCCTGATTGCCTGCCTGCGCCTGACCGTAGAGCGTTTCCAGCATGGCGTGGGGGCTTTGCAGATTGCGGGTGTTGCGGCCAAGTGCTGTCGAGGCCTCGCGCACGAGGGCATAATCGGCGAGGTACGCCTCAAGGCAGCCACGCTGACCGCAGCGGCAGAGCGCACCGTCGAGTTGGACCTTCGTATGGCCAAGTTCGAGCGCCATGCGCCGTGTGCCGCGATAGAGGCGGTTGTTGAGCACAAGGCCCATACCCACGCCGTGTTCGATCGTGACCACCGCGAATTCGGAGCGCGACCGACCCGCGCCAAACCACAGCTCGGCCAGCGTCAGGACGTTCGCATCGTTGTCCAGATGCACGGGTACGTCGAAGCGTTCCTCGAACGCCGTGCGGAATTCGATGTCATTCTCAAGCATGAGCGGCGACCAGTGAACGATGCCCGAGGTGTTGTCGCACAGGCCCGAAATCCCGATGCCGATAGCCGATACCTCGCGGACCTTCATGCCGCGCGGGGTGAGGAGTGACATGATCAGCTGCTCGGTCTCTGCCAAAAGCTGGTCGAGCGTCTTTCGAACGGGCGGGGTAGGGAGCGTCGCATCGGCGAGCTGGTTTCCTGCGAGGTCGGTCAGAACGGCGGTGTGATTCTCGTCCGAAAGCTTGATGCCGATGACGTAATGGGTCTCCGCCACGACTTCGAGCGCGACGGGAGGGCGGCCACGGCCCGACTCGCGGGGCGTTCCTTCGACCTCGCGCAGCCATCCGGTGGAGATCAGGTCCGAAGTGACGGCGGTCGTCGATCCGGCGCTGATTCCCAGTGCGCGGGTCACATCGGCGCGCGCGGCGCGGCCTGAAGCACGCACATGTTCGAATACCTTCTGGCGCAACGGGGTCGCGTCATATCCACTCGAAGCAAGCAACGGGCCGCATCCCTTTGGAAAATCATCGGGTGCGGGCATCGCATCAGCGGGCCGGTCATACATTTTTCATTCCTTGAAGTATTTATCTCCGCTCCTCCAGCAGAGACGTCCTCCTGATCCCGAATCTAATCATGATTTGCAGGACTTCCCAAGTGAAAAGCTAAAAATTTGATCCCTGAACGAAAATTTTATTTTGACAACTGAATATAATTCGCCATGGTTGATGGTGTCGGATCAACGTCCGGCGTCTGCGTCGCACTGCGACGTGGAAACCTTTGGGAGGAAATCATGAATAAATACATCATCGCCGCTGCGGTTGCAGTGGCCGGTTTCAACTCGGCTGCAATGGCCGAAGGTCTCACCATCGGCGTTAGCTGGTCGAACTTCCAGGAAGAGCGCTGGAAAACCGACGAAGCCGCGATGAAGGCCGCAATCGAAGCCAACGGCGACAGCTACATTTCTTCGGACGCACAGAACTCGGCAGCCAAGCAGCTGACCGACGTCGAAGCTCTGATCGCTCAGGGCGCTGACGCTCTGGTCATCCTGTCGGTCGACAAGGACGCTATCGGCCCGGCTATCGACATGGCTTCGAACGAAGACATTCCGGTTGTCGGCTACGACCGTCTGATCGAAGACGAGCGCGCCTTCTACCTGACCTTCGACAACAAGGGCGTCGGCCGCATCATCGCTGAAACCGTTACCGCAGCGCAGCCGGACGGCAACTTCGCCATCATCAAGGGCGACCAGGGTGACCCGAACGCGCTGTTCCTGCTCGAAGGCATGATGGAAGTCATCGGCGACGACGTCGAAGCTGGCAACATCACCATCGTTGGTGAAAGCTTCACCGACGGCTGGAAGCCGGACAATGCTCAGAAGAACATGGAACAGATCCTGACCGCCAACGACAACAACGTTGACGCAGTTCTGGCCGAGAACGACGGCATGGCCGGCGGCGTTATCGCTGCTCTGCAAGCTCAGGGTATGGTGATCCCGGTTGGTGGTCAGGACGGCGATCTTGCTGCTCTGAACCGCGTTGCCCGCGGCACCCAGACCGTTTCGGTCTGGAAAGACTCGCGTGCTCTGGGTTCGGCTGCCGGTAACATCGCTGCTGCTCTCGCGAACGGCACTGCAATGGCCGACGTAGAAGGCGCAGAAGCATGGTCGGGCGGCGCCAACGGCGTTGAAATGACCGCGATCTTCCTCGACCCGACCCCGGTAACCGTCGACAACCTCGACGTTGTTATCGACGCTGGCCACATCTCGAAAGAGCAGGCTTGCGAAGGTGCGATGGATAGCGTTGCTGCCTGCCAGTAATCACTGATCCGCAATAACCGGTACCGCTCCGAAAGGGGCGGTGCCGACGACCTCCGCCTCTCAGGCGCTCCGTGACGGCAACGATCCGCACGGACCAGTCTCATTTCGCCGAACGCCCCTCTGCACACCAGAGCGACCAGCACGGACCGAGGACATGACCACCGAAAAATCATCTGCATCCGGGGCAAACGCCTCGACCTCCGGCACATCTCACGAAAGTGCCTTCAACCGCTTCTTGCGCGTCACCGAAATCGATCCCCGTCTTCTGGGCATGGTCGGCGCGCTGCTGCTGATCTGGCTGGGCTTCCACCTCTACGGTGCGATCGTCAACGGCTTCGGCGCATTCCTCACGCCGCGCAACCTCTGGAACCTTTCGGTGCAAACGGCGTCGATCGGCATCATGGCAACAGGCATGGTGCTCGTCATCGTGACCCGCAACATCGACCTCTCGGTCGGTTCGATCCTCGGTTTCTGCGCGATCGTCATGGGCGTCATCCAAGTCGATATCCTGCCGCAGTACCTTGGCCTCGGCCATCCGGCGATCTGGATCATTACCGTCATCTGCGGCCTGCTCCTCGGCGCGATGATCGGCGCCTTCCACGGTTTCCTGATCGCTTACCTCGAAATTCCGTCCTTTATCGTGACCCTTGCCGGCCTCATGGTCTGGCGCGGTGCCGCGTTCCTTGTTGCACGCGGTGAAACGATCTCTCCGGTCGACAGCACTTTTGCGCTACTCGGCGGTGGACCTTACGGCGCCATCGGCAGCACCGGCAGCTGGGCAGTTGGCCTCGTCGCTTGCGCTGTCATCCTGTGGATGCTCGCCAAGTCCCGCAAGCGCCGCGAGACCTACGGTTTCCACGTGCGGCCGGTCTGGGCCGAAGCCGTTGTGGCCGCGCTTACCTGCGGCGCTGTTATCGGAGCCGTCCTTCTGGTGAACGCATACGGCTGGCCGCGCGGTATCGTCCGTCGCTATGCCGAAGCGAACAACATCACCATTCCCGAAGAGGGCCTGTTCATCAGCCACGGCTTTGCCATTCCGGTACTGATCCTTGTGGTCGTGGCCATCGGCATGACGATCCTCGCCCGCCGCACCCGTTTCGGTCGCTATGTCTTCGCCATCGGCGGCAACCCCGAAGCGGCAAAGCTCGCCGGTATTAATGTCAACATGATGACCGTGAAGATCTACGCACTGATGGGCACGCTCGCCGCACTAGCCGGCGTGGTTTCCTCGGCCCGTCTGACCTCTGCGACGAACGCGCTGGGCCAGTTCGACGAACTCTATGTCATCGCGGCAGCCGTGATCGGCGGCACCAGCCTCGCTGGCGGTGTGGGCACCATTTACGGCGCGATCCTCGGTGCGCTGGTGATGCAGTCGCTCCAGACCGGCATGATCCTCATCGGTTTCGACAGTGCAATCCAGCAGGTCGTCGTCGGTGTGGTCCTCGCCTTCGCCGTCTTCCTCGACAACCGCTATCGCAGTGCGCGCAAGTAAGGAGCCAAGACCATGACTGTTGATTACAATGGCACCCCGCTTGTCGAAATGCGTGATATCTCCATCGCCTTTGGTGGTATCAAAGCGGTCGATCACGTTTCCCTCTCGCTCTATCCGGGCGAAGTCGTGGGCCTTCTGGGGCACAACGGCGCGGGTAAATCGACGCTGATCAAGATCCTGTCGGGCGCCTACAAGGCCGACTCCGGCGAGATCTACGTCGACGGCAAGAAGGCCGACATCTCGTCGCCTCGCGATGCCCGCGACTTCAACATCGAGACCATCTACCAGACGCTCGCGCTGGCCGATAACCTCGATGCGGCATCCAACCTGTTCCTCGGCCGCGAGAAGGTCGATGCGATGGGCTTTGTCGACGACAGCTTCCAGGAAGCCGAGACGCGCAAGATCATGGCGCGCCTCAACCCCAACTTCCGCAAACTGAAAGAGCCGGTGTCGGCCCTTTCGGGCGGTCAGCGCCAGTCGGTCGCGATTGCGCGTGCGGTCTACTTCAATGCCCGAATTCTCATCATGGACGAGCCTACCGCTGCCCTTGGTGTGCATGAAACGGCAATGGTTGCTGACCTTATCAAAGAACTGAAAGCTCAGGGTCTTGGCATTTTCCTCATCAGCCACGATACGCGGGAGATGATGGATCTGTGTGACCGTGTGTCCGTGATGAAGAACGGGCAGATGGTCGGCACGGAACGTGTCGAAGATGTGACCGAGGACGACATCCTTTCGATGATCATTCTCGGCAAGAACCCTAAGCGAGAGGTAGCATAGCAATGTACATCGGATTGGATCTGGGAACGTCTGGTCTCAAGGGCATCGTCATTGACGATAACCAGACCATTCTGGCCGAAGCCAATGCAGCTCTGACCGTCAGCCGTCCGCACGACGGCTGGTCGGAGCAGGCTCCGGCAGATTGGATCGCCGCAGTCGAGGACGTCATGAGCGCCCTCGCATCCAAGGTAGACATGTCGGGCGTCCGCGCCATCGGCCTTTCGGGGCAGATGCACGGTGCGACCCTTCTGGATGCCGCCGGCGAAGTCCTGCGTCCCTGCATCCTGTGGAACGACACCCGTTCGGCTGTCGAAGCCGCAGCGATGGATGCCAATCCGATGTTCCGCGACCTGACCGGCAATATCGTGTTCCCGGGCTTCACCGCTCCGAAACTGGAGTGGGTGAAGAACAACGAACCCGACACCTTCATGAAGGTCGCCAAGGTTCTGCTCCCCAAAGACTACCTGCGCTACTTCCTGACCGGTGAATACGTGGCTGAAATGTCCGATGCCGCCGGTACGTCGTGGCTCGATACCGGTGCGCGCGACTGGTCGGATACGCTGCTTGCTGCGACCGATCTGGGCCGCGAGCACATGCCGCGCCTCGTTGAAGGGTCCGAAGCATCGGGCAGCGTCCGTGCGGAACTGGCGTCGAAGTGGGGCCTGCCCGCAAATGTCGTCGTCGCCGGTGGCGGCGGTGATAACGCGGCTAGCGCCGTTGGCGTCGGCGTCGTGAAATCGGGCGATGCGTTCGTATCGCTGGGCACCTCGGGCGTGCTCTTTGCCGCATCCGACAGCTACCAGCCTGATGCTGCTTCGGCGGTTCACACCTTCTGTCACGCGCTGCCCGACACGTGGCACCAGATGGGCGTGATCCTCGCGGCTGCCGATGCGATGAACTGGTTC
Above is a window of Marivivens aquimaris DNA encoding:
- the xylB gene encoding xylulokinase, encoding MYIGLDLGTSGLKGIVIDDNQTILAEANAALTVSRPHDGWSEQAPADWIAAVEDVMSALASKVDMSGVRAIGLSGQMHGATLLDAAGEVLRPCILWNDTRSAVEAAAMDANPMFRDLTGNIVFPGFTAPKLEWVKNNEPDTFMKVAKVLLPKDYLRYFLTGEYVAEMSDAAGTSWLDTGARDWSDTLLAATDLGREHMPRLVEGSEASGSVRAELASKWGLPANVVVAGGGGDNAASAVGVGVVKSGDAFVSLGTSGVLFAASDSYQPDAASAVHTFCHALPDTWHQMGVILAAADAMNWFAKVLGQKPAALTGALGDLQAPGRALFLPYLGGERTPHNDAKIRASFLHLDHNADQHTMVRAVLEGVTHAVKDSFDALTSTGTKIERLLAVGGGSKSDYWVQAIATSLGMPVHLPVAGDFGGAFGAARLGMMAATGAGAEIATLPTIERTIDPVPELKGDFDAAHQRYQNAYKALKGLN